A window of the Pogona vitticeps strain Pit_001003342236 chromosome 4, PviZW2.1, whole genome shotgun sequence genome harbors these coding sequences:
- the PIGR gene encoding polymeric immunoglobulin receptor, translating into MGLLAIIFLLVFFHTELAISASSPIFGPKQVTGLLGGSVTVKCFYPRTSVNRHSRKYWCKESTRQCSTIISSNGFVALDYQGRASITDFPENGIFIIEIAGLKRRDMGPYKCGIGFNDRGLSFRVKLDVSEGSIVPEEAQLFYVEQQGSVTMTCAFGNQYTNANMYLCKMTKTSCSTIIDTQGNIDPSFKGRVLLSKLPIPGSFSITMTQLKKQDSGLYLCGAGTYGAEGESKKLDVHVFEEALVPKIQPVLNGVRGGSVSVECHYNPKENVTVKYWCKWKQYECIQIISNSGHVQDSYEGRIVMHDNPENGTYTILLNQLNDEDAGYYWCMTNGEQERKSSTELNIVEGKPNLAVDNGVQVVAGSPLTVSCSYPCKYANYEKYWCKWKNTGCDPIVSIERDPSGFTVNCNKGNRVLTLNFDQISLADQGWYWCGIRHASHYGETHAIYLQVQGVLQNSGDVRNPSEESNDGTDVPQIKPENRGVPLNEPKEAAGVGGSADSHGDSKSSTVLLSVLIPVGVIFLLLVTMFVVVKYRFFKHSDLVSVGSYRTNISMTDFENARQYGAKDNICMEGAHETQIGGTNDCVIMTGSPKEEGKSRKKKRGSKEEVEMAYTTFLLNSENLEFARNSQEQNSGSC; encoded by the exons ATGGGTCTCCTGGCCATCATCTTTTTATTAGTCTTTTTTCATACTGAACTTGCAA TTTCAGCTTCAAGTCCCATATTTGGGCCAAAGCAAGTGACTGGGTTGCTTGGAGGTTCTGTTACAGTGAAATGCTTCTACCCTCGCACAAGTGTGAATCGACATAGCAGGAAGTACTGGTGCAAGGAGTCAACACGCCAGTGCTCGACCATCATTTCTTCCAATGGTTTTGTTGCCCTAGACTATCAAGGCAGAGCTTCAATAACTGACTTTCCAGAGAATGGCATATTCATCATTGAAATTGCAGGACTGAAAAGAAGAGATATGGGGCCATACAAATGTGGTATTGGTTTTAATGACAGAGGGCTGTCCTTCAGGGTCAAGCTTGATGTTTCAGAAG GTTCAATAGTGCCTGAAGAGGCTCAACTCTTCTATGTTGAGCAGCAAGGATCAGTGACTATGACCTGTGCCTTTGGCAATCAATATACAAATGCGAATATGTACCTATGCAAGATGACAAAGACCTCCTGCTCCACTATCATCGATACACAAGGGAATATTGACCCATCTTTCAAAGGAAGGGTTCTTCTAAGCAAACTTCCTATTCCTGGTTCATTCAGTATCACTATGACTCAGCTGAAGAAACAAGATTCAGGGTTATATCTCTGTGGAGCTGGGACCTATGGGGCAGAAGGAGAATCCAAGAAATTGGATGTTCATGTCTTTGAAG AAGCATTGGTGCCCAAAATACAACCAGTACTAAACGGAGTCCGTGGTGGTTCAGTGTCTGTTGAATGTCATTACAATCCAAAAGAGAATGTCACAGTCAAATATTGGTGCAAGTGGAAACAATACGAATGCATTCAGATAATAAGCAACTCGGGACATGTGCAGGATTCTTATGAGGGAAGGATAGTGATGCATGATAACCCAGAGAATGGCACGTATACCATCCTACTGAACCAGCTGAATGATGAAGATGCAGGATACTACTGGTGTATGACAAACGGAGAACAGGAAAGGAAATCATCCACAGAGCTGAACATTGTTGAAG GAAAACCCAATTTAGCAGTAGACAATGGCGTCCAAGTAGTTGCTGGCTCTCCACTGACTGTATCATGCTCTTATCCATGCAAATATGCTAATTATGAAAAATACTGGTGCAAGTGGAAGAACACTGGATGTGACCCTATTGTCTCAATTGAACGGGACCCAAGTGGCTTCACAGTTAACTGCAATAAAGGCAATAGAGTTTTGACTCTGAACTTTGACCAAATATCCCTGGCAGATCAAGGGTGGTATTGGTGTGGAATTCGACATGCAAGCCACTATGGAGAAACACATGCCATATATCTGCAAGTTCAAGGAG TACTCCAAAACTCTGGAGATGTTCGCAATCCCAGTGAAGAATCAAACGATGGCACTGATGTTcctcaaatcaagcctgaaaacCGGGGTGTTCCCTTAAATGAACCCAAAGAAGCAGCTGGAGTTGGAGGTTCAGCAGATAG CCACGGAGACAGTAAAAGTTCCACAGTTCTACTCTCAGTTTTGATTCCAGTTGGAGTTATATTTCTGCTTCTTGTCACAATGTTTGTTGTTGTGAAATACAGATTTTTCAAACATTCCG ATTTGGTCTCAGTTGGAAGCTACCGGACAAATATAAGCATGACAGATTTTGAGAATGCAAGGCAGTATGGCGCAAAGGACAACATCTGCATGGAAGGAGCTCATGAGACCCAAATAGGGGGAACCAATG ATTGTGTAATCATGACTGGCAGTCCTAAGGAGGAGGGCAaatcaaggaagaaaaagagg gGCTCTAAAGAGGAAGTTGAGATGGCATATACCACATTCCTCCTTAACTCAGAGAATCTTGAATTTGCAAGAAACTCCCAGGAACAGAACTCGGGAAGCTGCTGA